The Methanobacterium sp. BAmetb5 genome includes a region encoding these proteins:
- a CDS encoding ADP-ribosylglycohydrolase family protein, with amino-acid sequence MDSKQVQLPGIRDIDLFLDFLPYLKSKDSSFYELVDEAPQFPYYVYSPEIVDLITLINQQNMFHFDWVQWSSGASNYLEDPLQLENANITTVMNLLFTMVRAERFEGLVGEMVDKGIVLKLLLRLGKIRSKIIDGFHGALIGLAVADSMGAPLEFKNPGSFQPVNDMTGGGTHNLSPGMWTDDTSMALCLAESLIEKGDFDPLDQLQRYLRWYQEGYLSVNGRCFDIGNTTREALHIFQETGEPYPGLDHELSAGNGSLMRLAPVPLFYFTQPCKTIELSGQSSRTTHNHILAVDACRYMGSLINGALAGFSKEELLSPRFSIVPGFWDEYPLAEEIDEVASGSYQEKEPPEIRGRGLVVKSLEAALWAFHQSESFREGCLLAVNLGEDADTTGAIYGQLAGAFYGKSGIPSEWIEKLACKEMIHEKIQRLLAHQM; translated from the coding sequence ATGGATTCAAAACAAGTACAGCTACCAGGTATCAGGGATATCGATCTATTCCTGGATTTTTTACCCTACCTTAAAAGTAAGGACAGTAGTTTTTATGAATTGGTGGATGAGGCTCCCCAGTTCCCCTACTATGTCTATTCTCCAGAAATAGTAGACCTGATAACCCTTATCAATCAGCAGAACATGTTCCATTTTGATTGGGTTCAGTGGTCCAGTGGGGCATCTAACTACCTTGAAGATCCTCTTCAACTGGAAAATGCCAATATCACAACGGTTATGAATCTTTTATTCACTATGGTCCGGGCAGAACGTTTCGAGGGTTTGGTGGGGGAAATGGTTGATAAGGGTATTGTGCTAAAACTCCTGTTGCGTCTGGGGAAGATCCGATCAAAAATCATTGATGGATTTCATGGTGCTTTAATTGGATTAGCTGTTGCAGATTCTATGGGTGCGCCCCTTGAGTTCAAGAATCCTGGTAGCTTTCAGCCAGTAAATGATATGACTGGTGGGGGAACCCACAATTTGAGTCCCGGGATGTGGACTGATGACACCAGTATGGCCCTTTGCTTGGCTGAGAGTTTAATTGAGAAGGGAGATTTTGATCCACTTGACCAGCTGCAACGCTATCTGCGCTGGTACCAGGAAGGATATCTGAGTGTTAACGGGCGCTGCTTTGATATTGGAAACACCACCCGTGAAGCTCTCCACATATTCCAGGAAACTGGTGAACCCTATCCTGGACTGGACCATGAACTTTCTGCGGGAAATGGTTCATTAATGCGCCTGGCTCCAGTGCCCCTATTTTACTTCACCCAACCCTGTAAAACCATTGAATTATCCGGCCAAAGTTCACGAACCACCCATAACCATATCCTGGCGGTGGATGCCTGCCGTTACATGGGGTCTTTAATTAACGGTGCACTGGCTGGATTCTCCAAGGAAGAGTTACTATCGCCACGTTTTTCAATTGTACCTGGATTCTGGGATGAATATCCCCTGGCCGAAGAAATAGATGAAGTAGCCAGTGGTTCCTACCAGGAAAAAGAACCCCCGGAAATAAGGGGTAGAGGTTTGGTGGTTAAATCATTGGAAGCAGCATTATGGGCCTTTCACCAATCCGAATCATTCCGGGAAGGTTGTCTCCTGGCAGTTAATCTCGGTGAAGATGCCGATACCACCGGGGCGATCTACGGACAACTGGCTGGAGCATTTTATGGAAAAAGTGGCATTCCCAGTGAATGGATTGAAAAACTGGCCTGCAAGGAAATGATCCATGAAAAAATTCAGAGATTGCTGGCTCATCAGATGTAA
- a CDS encoding zinc ribbon domain-containing protein translates to MENSRDDVCSACNARIEPGSKFCTECGKPVEEYQPESMDDVEGANEKVEDNETLPSTVKCPQCNTELSSEDKFCIECGAQIETSTNCPQCKSPLEPGARFCTECGTVIEATDEKTSPTTVKTGNVHTTIPSTNSSTSPSRTRQDPMDDLKETGKDLMQDVEKTGKGLMKDLGSFLGKSSKSDSRKKIKPAKKDQHFLVCNKCGGYYELQENESPDDFDRECDCGGHLEHQDHI, encoded by the coding sequence ATGGAAAATTCAAGAGATGATGTTTGCAGTGCCTGTAACGCTCGGATAGAGCCCGGATCAAAATTCTGTACCGAATGTGGTAAACCTGTTGAAGAATACCAGCCAGAAAGCATGGATGATGTGGAAGGTGCAAATGAAAAGGTTGAGGATAATGAAACACTGCCATCCACAGTTAAATGTCCTCAGTGTAACACGGAACTATCCTCTGAAGATAAGTTCTGTATTGAGTGTGGTGCCCAAATAGAAACGTCCACAAATTGCCCGCAATGCAAATCTCCCCTGGAACCGGGGGCCAGATTCTGTACAGAATGTGGCACTGTTATTGAAGCTACAGATGAAAAAACATCTCCCACCACTGTAAAAACTGGTAATGTTCATACCACCATTCCCTCCACTAATAGTTCAACCTCCCCGTCACGCACCAGACAAGATCCTATGGATGATCTTAAAGAAACAGGCAAGGATTTAATGCAGGATGTGGAAAAAACTGGAAAGGGACTTATGAAAGATCTGGGTAGTTTCTTGGGTAAATCATCTAAAAGTGATTCTAGAAAAAAGATTAAACCAGCTAAAAAGGACCAGCATTTCCTGGTATGTAATAAATGTGGTGGGTACTATGAACTTCAGGAGAATGAGTCACCGGATGACTTTGATCGTGAATGTGACTGCGGTGGACATCTGGAACACCAGGACCATATATAA
- a CDS encoding sensor histidine kinase — protein sequence MISLPSLVDTLYIVAYPLLMLGILALMEKPYRLKLKSFLDAIVVSVSVMFIIWFPLIWPVIEPSQPDTTSMIFSISYLFLDLLLLLVTQVVLFSKKKKISIIPLFLVSLGIFSQVVGDMVFAYQVVVSNLFYLWLANTFYTLTIIFIALGVLSYINNVDIDIKNKLSFYSVLSPYNDWISYLPLVLVLFTYSLLIITTPDTALIWGVGIIVVLVILRQVIFLNDLKRAQITLKKNKEVISERKKQLDFITSNMLDIISESDVNGVLKYVSPSTQQLLGYSPQELVGHSLYELIHPDDREKVRQIIEKSSNVTEDLRVESRLKTAEGKYIWIETTGKPVVDEKGFRGFIYSGRDITEQKKSAEYIKKSLEEKEALLREIHHRVNNNLQVISSLLSLQSDNVRDPRDHELFVESQNRVRTMAMIHEKLYQSDKFNSINFSDYLKTLINRLIYDYSQELGHIDLELDIENVDLNIETSVPCGLIINELVSNSLKHAFPHGRNGKIIVKFHKIKDKYVLMVGDNGIGPLEKSVLESSKKLGFNLVKSLIKQLDASLEILESEGTLYRITFAELTYQKRF from the coding sequence TTGATATCTTTACCTTCACTGGTTGATACTCTGTACATTGTTGCCTACCCCCTTTTGATGCTGGGAATACTGGCCCTTATGGAAAAACCCTATAGATTAAAGTTAAAATCCTTTTTAGACGCGATTGTTGTTTCGGTTTCGGTAATGTTCATTATATGGTTCCCCCTTATCTGGCCAGTGATTGAACCCAGCCAACCGGATACAACGTCCATGATATTTTCCATATCCTACCTGTTTCTAGATCTTCTCTTACTACTGGTTACACAGGTAGTTCTCTTCAGTAAAAAGAAAAAGATCAGTATTATACCCCTCTTTTTAGTATCCTTAGGCATATTCTCCCAGGTAGTGGGGGACATGGTCTTTGCCTACCAGGTGGTGGTCTCTAATCTGTTTTATCTATGGCTGGCTAATACCTTCTACACTTTAACCATCATTTTCATCGCCCTTGGAGTTTTGTCCTACATCAATAATGTTGATATTGATATTAAGAATAAATTATCATTTTATAGTGTTTTAAGTCCTTATAATGATTGGATTTCTTATTTACCTTTGGTCCTGGTTCTTTTCACCTACAGTCTTTTAATAATAACCACTCCCGATACTGCGTTGATCTGGGGTGTGGGGATCATTGTGGTTCTGGTAATACTGAGGCAGGTCATCTTTTTAAATGATTTGAAACGGGCTCAAATTACTCTCAAAAAGAATAAGGAAGTTATATCTGAGAGAAAAAAACAATTGGACTTTATAACCTCTAACATGCTGGATATCATCAGTGAATCCGATGTCAATGGTGTTTTGAAATATGTGAGTCCCTCTACCCAACAACTCCTTGGCTACTCTCCTCAGGAACTGGTGGGCCACTCCTTGTATGAACTGATACATCCGGATGACCGGGAAAAAGTACGCCAGATCATTGAAAAATCAAGCAATGTCACCGAAGATTTGAGGGTGGAGAGCAGGTTAAAAACTGCAGAAGGGAAATATATATGGATTGAAACAACGGGAAAACCAGTTGTTGATGAAAAGGGATTTAGAGGATTTATATACAGTGGCAGGGACATCACTGAACAGAAAAAATCTGCAGAATATATTAAAAAATCTCTGGAAGAAAAGGAAGCACTTTTAAGGGAAATCCACCACCGGGTGAATAACAATCTACAGGTCATCTCCAGTTTATTGAGCCTGCAGTCCGATAATGTTAGGGATCCCCGGGATCATGAACTCTTTGTGGAAAGCCAAAACCGGGTGCGGACCATGGCCATGATCCACGAAAAACTGTACCAATCAGATAAATTCAACTCCATAAACTTCTCAGATTACCTAAAAACACTTATCAATAGATTAATATATGATTATTCTCAGGAACTGGGTCACATTGACCTTGAACTGGATATTGAAAATGTGGACCTGAATATAGAAACCTCAGTGCCCTGCGGTCTAATTATAAATGAACTGGTATCCAACTCACTTAAACATGCTTTCCCCCATGGCAGGAATGGTAAAATCATTGTGAAATTCCATAAAATAAAAGATAAATACGTTTTGATGGTGGGGGATAATGGAATAGGGCCTCTGGAAAAATCAGTACTGGAAAGCAGTAAGAAACTGGGTTTTAATCTGGTAAAATCCCTCATCAAACAACTGGATGCCTCACTGGAAATCCTGGAAAGCGAAGGCACATTGTACAGAATCACCTTTGCTGAGTTAACTTACCAGAAAAGATTTTAA